The following are encoded in a window of Alphaproteobacteria bacterium genomic DNA:
- a CDS encoding aminopeptidase P family protein, whose product MALHFSLEEFSQRQAATLIELGRRGLDGLLMFRQESMYYLTGYDTFGYVFFQCLYLGADGRLMLLTRAPDRLQAMHTSTIEDIRIWVDGPEAAPANELHEILRAFGVRGRKLGVEYDAYGLTAANGRRLDAALDGFVKLVDASDLVTRLRVRKSPAEIAYVRRAAELADEALDAAHETVRPQAFEGDILAAMQGAVFRGGGDYPGNEFIVGSGRDGLLCRYFSGRRHLDAEDQITLEFAGVDRHYHSCLMRTIPVGRARPLHVEFHKVAIEALHACLDALRPGEPIGAVFDAYAATCARRGMGAFRLNACGYSLGTTFAPNWMDWPMFYAGNRVPAEPGMVFFLHMILIDGGSTTAMCPGTTVLVGESGNELLSRHPLDLVVR is encoded by the coding sequence ATGGCGCTGCATTTCAGCCTCGAAGAGTTCAGCCAGCGCCAGGCCGCGACTTTGATCGAGCTGGGGCGCCGCGGGCTCGACGGCCTGCTGATGTTCCGCCAGGAGAGCATGTACTACCTGACGGGCTACGACACCTTCGGCTACGTCTTCTTCCAGTGCCTCTATCTAGGCGCCGACGGCCGGCTGATGCTGCTGACGCGCGCGCCCGACCGGCTGCAGGCGATGCATACCTCGACCATCGAGGATATTCGTATCTGGGTCGACGGGCCCGAGGCGGCGCCGGCCAACGAGCTGCACGAGATCCTGCGTGCGTTCGGCGTGCGCGGTCGCAAGCTCGGCGTCGAGTACGACGCCTATGGCCTGACCGCCGCCAACGGCCGCAGGCTCGACGCGGCGCTGGACGGTTTCGTCAAGTTGGTCGACGCCTCCGACCTCGTGACCAGGCTGCGGGTGCGCAAGAGCCCGGCCGAGATCGCCTATGTCCGTCGCGCCGCCGAGCTGGCCGACGAGGCGCTGGATGCGGCGCACGAGACGGTCCGGCCGCAGGCCTTCGAGGGCGACATCCTCGCCGCCATGCAGGGCGCGGTATTCAGGGGCGGCGGCGACTATCCCGGCAATGAGTTTATCGTCGGCTCCGGCCGCGACGGGCTACTCTGTCGGTACTTCAGCGGCCGGCGCCATCTCGATGCAGAGGACCAGATCACGCTGGAGTTCGCCGGGGTCGACCGCCACTACCATTCCTGCCTGATGCGCACGATCCCTGTCGGGCGAGCGCGTCCGCTTCATGTCGAATTCCACAAGGTGGCGATCGAGGCGCTGCACGCCTGCCTCGATGCGCTGCGTCCCGGCGAGCCGATCGGCGCGGTGTTCGACGCCTATGCCGCGACCTGCGCGCGGCGCGGGATGGGCGCGTTCCGGCTCAACGCCTGCGGCTACAGCCTGGGCACGACGTTCGCGCCGAACTGGATGGACTGGCCGATGTTCTATGCCGGCAATCGAGTGCCGGCCGAGCCCGGTATGGTCTTCTTCCTGCACATGATCCTGATCGACGGCGGCAGCACCACGGCGATGTGTCCGGGCACGACGGTGCTGGTCGGGGAGAGCGGCAACGAGCTGCTGTCGCGCCACCCGCTCGATCTGGTCGTGAGATAG
- a CDS encoding acyl-CoA dehydrogenase family protein: protein MTSWPSHPVLDRLRPLLPQIAQRADEIEQARQLPPDLARTLIGTKVFKLCVPKAVGGEEAHPLVLMQAIEETAAADGSAGWNVAIGASSGSTAAYLAPDVAQLIHGSPDAVTGGIFAPRGKAVREGGGYRVSGHWQWASGSPHCAWIKGGCVAWEDGKPRMIRDGVPEVLTVYFPREKIEFVDNWYTSGLCGTASCDIKVNDVFVPAAHTISLTRDRPRIGTPLYVFPMFGLLGMICAMTSLGIARGAIADIVELAGAKKPTLSNRALAERGATQGDVARAEAMLRSARAFMVEAILEAWEEAQGGAISVEKRAAVRLAATHAANESAKVVDICYTLGGGTSVYRKSPLQRRFRDAHVITQHMMVAPPSYELAGRVVLGLPTDPSMI, encoded by the coding sequence ATGACCTCCTGGCCTTCGCATCCCGTGCTCGATCGCCTACGGCCGCTGCTGCCGCAAATCGCCCAGCGCGCCGACGAGATCGAGCAGGCGCGACAGCTGCCACCCGACCTCGCGCGCACCCTGATCGGCACCAAGGTCTTCAAGCTCTGCGTGCCCAAGGCGGTGGGCGGCGAGGAGGCGCATCCCCTCGTGCTGATGCAGGCGATCGAGGAGACGGCGGCCGCCGACGGCTCGGCCGGCTGGAACGTCGCCATCGGCGCCAGCTCGGGCAGCACCGCGGCCTATCTCGCGCCTGACGTGGCACAGCTGATCCACGGCTCGCCCGACGCGGTGACCGGCGGCATCTTCGCGCCGCGCGGCAAGGCGGTGCGCGAGGGCGGCGGCTATCGCGTCTCCGGCCACTGGCAATGGGCCAGCGGCAGCCCGCATTGCGCCTGGATCAAGGGCGGCTGCGTCGCCTGGGAGGATGGCAAGCCGCGCATGATCCGCGACGGTGTGCCCGAGGTGCTCACGGTCTACTTCCCACGCGAGAAGATCGAGTTCGTCGACAACTGGTACACCTCCGGCCTCTGTGGCACGGCCTCGTGCGACATCAAGGTCAACGACGTCTTCGTGCCGGCCGCGCACACCATCTCGCTGACGCGCGACAGGCCACGCATCGGCACGCCGCTCTACGTGTTCCCGATGTTCGGTCTGTTGGGCATGATCTGCGCCATGACCTCGCTGGGCATCGCGCGCGGCGCCATCGCCGACATCGTCGAGCTGGCCGGCGCCAAGAAGCCGACCCTTTCCAACCGCGCGCTGGCCGAGCGTGGCGCGACGCAGGGCGACGTAGCGCGCGCCGAGGCGATGCTGCGCTCCGCCCGCGCCTTCATGGTCGAGGCGATCCTCGAGGCCTGGGAGGAGGCGCAAGGCGGCGCGATCAGCGTCGAGAAGCGCGCCGCCGTGCGCCTGGCCGCGACCCACGCGGCCAACGAATCGGCCAAGGTCGTGGACATCTGCTACACCCTGGGCGGCGGCACCTCGGTCTATCGCAAGAGCCCGCTGCAGCGGCGCTTCCGCGACGCGCACGTGATCACCCAGCACATGATGGTGGCGCCGCCGAGCTACGAGCTGGCCGGGCGTGTCGTGCTCGGACTGCCGACTGATCCGTCGATGATCTAG
- a CDS encoding NADP-dependent oxidoreductase — translation MRSRHVVLARRPNGAPAPDDFRVATRELPPLAEGRVLVQVLYATANPGSRNRLGGGGASYARGMELGETMEGPAVGRVIESRNPAFKSGELLSGPFGWAEYVQISGRGMRRIPADTPSISAWAGILSIPGLTGYFGLRDVGLAKAGETVLVSSAAGPVGATAGQIARIMGCRAIGIASGTEKLKWLREVARFDAVIDRAGADTVGAVAERISKVAPDGVDVYFDNVGGITLDAAIACMKPKGRIVISGQIADYNTEPSARYGTRRVYEFIGKRLRMEGLVVFDYAQRYDEATDAMVGWIRDGRLKFREHIVEGLDALPALFCAQLRGEVFGRPLARLA, via the coding sequence GTGAGAAGCCGCCACGTCGTGCTGGCGCGCCGACCCAACGGCGCGCCGGCGCCCGATGACTTCCGCGTCGCAACGCGCGAGTTGCCGCCGCTGGCCGAAGGCCGCGTGCTGGTGCAGGTGCTCTACGCCACCGCCAATCCCGGCAGCCGCAACCGGCTGGGCGGCGGCGGCGCGAGCTACGCGCGCGGCATGGAGCTGGGCGAAACCATGGAAGGCCCGGCGGTGGGCCGCGTGATCGAATCGCGCAATCCCGCGTTCAAGAGCGGCGAGCTGTTGAGCGGGCCGTTCGGTTGGGCCGAGTATGTCCAGATCAGCGGCCGCGGCATGCGGCGCATTCCCGCCGACACGCCCTCGATCAGCGCCTGGGCCGGCATCCTCAGCATCCCCGGGCTCACCGGCTATTTCGGCCTGCGCGACGTGGGCCTGGCGAAAGCGGGCGAGACGGTGCTGGTGTCGTCGGCCGCCGGGCCGGTCGGCGCCACGGCCGGCCAGATCGCGCGCATCATGGGCTGCCGCGCCATCGGCATCGCCAGTGGCACCGAGAAGCTGAAATGGCTGCGCGAGGTCGCGAGATTCGACGCGGTGATCGATCGCGCCGGCGCCGACACAGTCGGCGCCGTGGCCGAGCGTATCAGCAAGGTCGCACCAGATGGTGTCGATGTGTACTTCGACAATGTCGGCGGCATCACGCTCGACGCGGCCATCGCCTGCATGAAGCCGAAGGGACGCATCGTCATCTCCGGCCAGATCGCTGATTACAACACCGAGCCCTCGGCACGCTACGGCACCCGCCGCGTTTATGAATTCATCGGCAAGCGCCTGCGCATGGAAGGCCTGGTCGTGTTCGACTACGCCCAACGGTACGACGAGGCGACCGATGCGATGGTCGGCTGGATCCGTGACGGCCGGCTGAAATTCCGCGAACACATCGTCGAAGGACTCGACGCGCTGCCGGCGCTGTTCTGCGCCCAGTTGCGCGGCGAGGTCTTCGGCCGACCTTTGGCACGACTCGCATGA
- a CDS encoding SDR family oxidoreductase — translation MSMFDLTGKVAVVTGGSRGIGRSICERMAEQGAKVVVSSRKLPACEEVVAGIKARGGEATAIAASISDKAQLENLVVQARKTYGRIDIMVCNAASNPYFGPLTGLKDEVFTKIMQNNVLSNLWLANMVCPEMAERKDGAFIIVSSIGALTASLHIAAYNISKAADLSLVKSLAAEWGKHNIRVNAIAPGLIKTDFAKALWDNPTIRASAENKAALKRIGDPDDIGGVAVFLASKAGAFVTAQMIVADGGVVGTGGE, via the coding sequence ATGTCGATGTTCGATCTCACGGGCAAGGTCGCTGTCGTGACCGGCGGCAGCCGCGGCATCGGCCGCTCGATCTGCGAGCGCATGGCCGAGCAGGGCGCCAAGGTCGTGGTGTCGAGCCGTAAGCTGCCGGCCTGCGAGGAGGTCGTCGCCGGCATCAAGGCGAGGGGCGGTGAGGCGACGGCAATCGCCGCCAGCATCTCCGACAAGGCGCAGCTCGAGAACCTGGTGGTGCAGGCGCGCAAGACCTACGGCAGGATCGACATCATGGTCTGCAACGCCGCCAGCAATCCGTATTTCGGCCCGCTCACCGGGCTGAAGGACGAGGTGTTCACCAAGATCATGCAGAACAACGTGCTCAGCAATCTGTGGCTGGCCAATATGGTCTGTCCCGAGATGGCCGAGCGCAAGGACGGCGCCTTCATCATCGTCTCGTCGATCGGCGCACTGACCGCCTCGCTGCACATCGCCGCCTACAACATCTCCAAGGCCGCCGATCTGTCGCTGGTGAAGTCGCTGGCGGCGGAGTGGGGCAAGCACAATATTCGCGTCAACGCCATCGCGCCCGGCCTGATCAAGACCGATTTCGCCAAGGCGCTGTGGGACAATCCGACGATCCGCGCCTCGGCCGAGAACAAGGCGGCGCTCAAGCGCATCGGCGATCCCGACGACATCGGCGGCGTCGCGGTGTTCCTGGCCTCGAAGGCCGGCGCCTTCGTCACCGCGCAGATGATCGTCGCCGATGGTGGCGTGGTCGGCACCGGCGGCGAATAG
- a CDS encoding class I SAM-dependent RNA methyltransferase, whose amino-acid sequence MLDQLRATLDAAGVASAMLMPMARTPAGGRRRADLTLRHTREGMIVGFAKRRSHDLVDLAECPVLLPALVAMVPPLRRLAETILPANGEAEAVINWTDSGADLLLVTRLELDLPRREAIAAFAETADVARIAWGARGKPDIVLTRRPPKLRFGNVEVEPPPGAFLQASFAGEATLRAAVKAWSGGAKRVVDLYGGLGTLSLPLLPEARLTIVEGSRSAVAAVNAALRKATLAGVARAEVRDLKREPLAPEELDGFDLAMLDPPAAGAAPQARELAQSAVPTVIYASCDPRSFAADARVLVDGGYRLERLLPVDQFLWSTHVELIALFRRIASG is encoded by the coding sequence ATGCTCGACCAGCTGCGCGCGACGCTCGACGCGGCGGGTGTTGCGTCGGCGATGCTCATGCCCATGGCGCGCACGCCGGCGGGCGGCCGGCGGCGCGCCGACCTGACGCTGCGCCACACGCGCGAGGGGATGATCGTGGGCTTCGCCAAACGGCGCTCGCACGATCTCGTCGATCTTGCCGAATGCCCGGTGCTGCTGCCGGCGCTCGTTGCAATGGTCCCACCGCTGCGCCGCCTGGCCGAGACAATCCTGCCGGCGAACGGCGAGGCCGAAGCGGTGATCAACTGGACTGACAGCGGCGCCGACCTGCTCCTGGTGACGCGACTGGAACTCGACCTCCCGCGTCGCGAGGCCATCGCCGCATTCGCCGAAACGGCCGATGTCGCACGCATCGCCTGGGGCGCGCGCGGCAAGCCGGACATCGTGCTGACGCGACGGCCACCGAAGCTGCGTTTCGGCAATGTCGAGGTCGAGCCGCCACCTGGCGCGTTCCTGCAGGCGAGCTTCGCTGGCGAGGCGACATTGCGCGCCGCGGTGAAGGCGTGGTCGGGCGGCGCGAAGCGCGTCGTCGATCTCTACGGCGGGCTCGGCACCCTGTCGTTGCCGCTGCTGCCCGAGGCAAGGCTGACGATCGTCGAAGGCAGCCGGAGCGCGGTCGCGGCGGTCAACGCGGCGCTGCGCAAGGCGACGCTGGCAGGCGTGGCGAGGGCGGAGGTACGCGACCTGAAACGCGAGCCGTTGGCGCCCGAAGAACTCGATGGCTTTGACCTTGCGATGCTCGATCCGCCGGCGGCAGGCGCTGCGCCTCAGGCGCGCGAGCTGGCGCAAAGCGCGGTCCCGACGGTGATCTACGCGTCGTGCGATCCGCGCAGCTTTGCCGCCGATGCGCGCGTGCTGGTCGATGGCGGCTACCGGCTCGAGCGGCTGTTGCCCGTGGACCAGTTTCTCTGGTCGACACATGTTGAGCTCATCGCCCTGTTCCGGCGAATCGCAAGCGGCTAG
- a CDS encoding asparaginase, with translation MSNEKPVVIEVTRGQMVESRHLGAAAIMRSDGKVVESWGDIDAPVMARSAIKPIQAIPLVESGAADRFGLTDMQLSLACASHNGEARHVTAVRDWLTRVGLSEADLECGAHAPGRLPIFERYIRDGVPLTPAFNNCSGKHTGFLTTAVHLGEPTKGYIGAGHPVQKRLAAIYGELGRFDPARAPAGSDGCGIPTLGVPLRAMATAMAAMADPSRLKQSRVAAIVRIRAAMNAEPFFMAGTGRFCTRINAALPGVAQIKTGAEGVYCAMLPALGVGVALKIWDGTGRAAEVAMASILRHLGVLDAARYSDAINPPILNVVGARVGDIRAAASWLGAAA, from the coding sequence ATGTCCAATGAGAAGCCCGTCGTCATCGAGGTGACGCGGGGCCAGATGGTGGAAAGCCGTCACCTCGGCGCCGCCGCGATCATGCGTTCCGACGGCAAGGTCGTGGAGTCCTGGGGTGACATCGATGCGCCGGTGATGGCCCGCTCGGCGATCAAGCCGATCCAGGCCATCCCGCTGGTCGAAAGCGGCGCGGCCGACCGCTTCGGGCTCACCGACATGCAGCTGTCGCTCGCCTGCGCCTCGCACAACGGCGAGGCGCGGCACGTGACGGCGGTGCGCGACTGGCTGACCAGGGTCGGGCTGTCGGAAGCCGACCTCGAATGCGGCGCGCACGCCCCAGGCCGCCTGCCGATCTTCGAGCGCTACATCAGGGACGGGGTGCCGCTCACGCCGGCCTTCAACAACTGCTCGGGCAAGCACACCGGATTCCTCACAACGGCGGTTCATCTCGGCGAGCCGACCAAAGGCTATATCGGCGCCGGCCATCCGGTTCAGAAGCGCCTCGCCGCGATCTATGGCGAGCTCGGCCGCTTCGATCCCGCACGTGCACCGGCTGGCAGCGACGGCTGCGGCATTCCCACGTTGGGCGTGCCGCTGCGCGCCATGGCGACGGCGATGGCGGCGATGGCCGATCCGTCGCGGCTCAAGCAATCGCGCGTGGCCGCGATCGTGCGCATCCGCGCGGCGATGAATGCAGAGCCGTTCTTCATGGCCGGCACGGGCCGCTTCTGCACGCGCATCAACGCAGCCCTGCCGGGCGTCGCGCAGATCAAGACCGGCGCCGAGGGCGTCTATTGCGCCATGCTGCCGGCCCTTGGCGTGGGCGTCGCGCTGAAGATCTGGGATGGCACCGGCCGCGCCGCCGAGGTGGCGATGGCGAGCATCCTGCGTCATCTCGGCGTGCTCGATGCGGCGCGCTACAGCGACGCGATCAACCCGCCGATCCTCAACGTCGTCGGCGCGCGCGTCGGTGACATCCGCGCGGCCGCGTCATGGCTCGGCGCCGCGGCCTAG
- a CDS encoding cytochrome P450 codes for MPDSLAPQVPIFNPLDPAFIADPYPVYHQLREAAPIWLSPLGQWVMTRYEDVALVLRDRRFGKNYAENMKRRYGEKALEEPAVASLARTMLVLDPPDHTRLRGLVTKAFTARRVEEMRPRIASVVDQLIDRVSEKGTMDVIADFAHRLPVIVICDMLGIPEEDRGQFFDQYKVNGRLIDPVPLTREEMDAVNENGKVVGAYFDSLFERRRKEPKDDLTTQLVQAEEAGDRLTTEELRANVGLLFAAGHETTANLIGNGLLALQRNPEQWEALKVDPSLIPNAMDELLRFDSSVQMTGRVALEAVEVGGMKLDKGASIVCFLGAANRDPAVYAEPDRLDVRRQNIRPLSFGGGIHHCLGAQLARIEAHEAFAGLARRLPRLQIAELTNPSWRRSFTLRGLTNLPATWH; via the coding sequence ATGCCCGACTCGCTGGCGCCGCAGGTGCCGATCTTCAATCCGCTGGATCCTGCCTTCATCGCCGATCCGTATCCCGTCTACCATCAGCTGCGCGAAGCGGCGCCGATCTGGCTGTCGCCGCTCGGCCAGTGGGTGATGACCCGCTACGAGGACGTCGCCCTGGTACTGCGCGACAGGCGATTCGGCAAGAACTACGCCGAGAACATGAAGCGCCGCTATGGCGAGAAGGCGCTCGAGGAACCAGCGGTGGCGAGCCTGGCGCGTACCATGCTGGTGCTCGATCCCCCGGATCACACCCGGCTGCGCGGCCTGGTCACCAAGGCCTTCACCGCGCGGCGCGTCGAGGAGATGCGCCCGCGCATCGCCTCGGTCGTCGATCAGCTCATCGACCGCGTCTCTGAGAAAGGCACGATGGACGTGATCGCGGACTTCGCGCACCGCCTGCCGGTGATCGTGATCTGCGACATGCTGGGCATCCCCGAGGAGGATCGTGGCCAGTTCTTCGACCAGTACAAGGTCAATGGCCGGCTGATCGATCCGGTGCCGCTCACGCGCGAGGAGATGGACGCGGTCAATGAGAACGGCAAGGTCGTCGGCGCGTATTTCGACTCGCTCTTCGAGCGCCGCCGCAAGGAGCCGAAGGACGACCTCACGACCCAGCTGGTGCAGGCGGAGGAGGCGGGCGATCGCCTCACGACGGAGGAGCTGCGCGCCAATGTCGGACTGCTCTTCGCCGCCGGCCACGAGACCACGGCCAACCTGATCGGCAACGGCCTGCTGGCGCTGCAGCGCAATCCCGAGCAATGGGAGGCGCTGAAGGTCGACCCGTCGCTGATCCCCAATGCCATGGACGAGCTGCTGCGCTTCGACTCATCGGTGCAGATGACCGGCCGCGTCGCGCTGGAGGCGGTCGAGGTCGGTGGCATGAAGCTCGACAAGGGCGCCTCGATCGTCTGCTTCCTCGGCGCTGCCAATCGCGATCCGGCAGTCTATGCCGAGCCCGACAGGCTCGATGTGAGGCGTCAGAACATCCGCCCGCTGTCCTTCGGCGGCGGCATCCATCATTGCCTGGGAGCGCAGCTGGCGCGCATCGAGGCGCACGAGGCCTTCGCCGGGCTGGCGCGGCGCCTGCCCAGGCTGCAGATTGCCGAGCTCACCAACCCGTCGTGGCGGCGCAGCTTCACCCTGCGCGGCCTGACGAACCTGCCGGCCACCTGGCACTGA
- a CDS encoding long-chain fatty acid--CoA ligase: MYLTQGLRRAVQIKPNGVSTVFRDRRRTWRETAERVARVAGGMRSLGVAKGDRVAILALNSDRYLELMYAIPWLGAAMVPLNTRLATPEIEYILEDSGSTTLFIDGGMKHHAEALAGKLPALKHVVYLDDDAMPAGMSGYEALAGAAPIDDAGAGGDTLAGLFYTGGTTGRSKGVMLSHNNLVWNAMNAIGGIGFDGDTTYIHSGPMFHLADGASSFGVTMVAGIHAFVPRFDALDCLQTIEREKVTHAQYVPTMINMICNHPRLAEFDISSLQMILYGASPMPEGVLRKALEVMPRCKFMHAYGMTEAAPILTLLPTRYTTLDGPYAGRIKSCGLAAHTAELKIVGPDRKEVPRGISGEIAAKGPMIMLGYWNKPKETAAVLEDGWYYSGDAGYMDDEGFVFIVDRLKDMIISGGENVYSAEVENAISLLPGVAEVAVIGIPDAKWGETIHAIIVPRAGANLTAEAVIEHCRQQIAGYKLPRSVQFRDQPLPLSGAGKVLKRDLREPFWKGFEKRVN; encoded by the coding sequence ATGTATCTGACGCAGGGCCTGCGCCGCGCCGTGCAGATCAAGCCGAACGGTGTTTCGACCGTGTTCCGCGACCGCCGCCGCACCTGGCGCGAGACGGCCGAGCGCGTGGCGCGCGTTGCCGGCGGCATGCGCAGCCTCGGTGTGGCGAAGGGCGATCGCGTCGCCATCCTGGCGCTCAACAGCGACCGATATCTCGAGCTGATGTATGCCATTCCCTGGCTGGGAGCGGCGATGGTACCGCTCAACACGCGGCTGGCGACGCCGGAGATCGAGTACATCCTCGAGGACTCGGGCTCGACGACCCTGTTCATCGATGGCGGCATGAAGCATCATGCCGAGGCGCTGGCCGGCAAGCTGCCGGCGCTGAAGCACGTCGTCTATCTCGACGACGATGCGATGCCTGCGGGCATGAGCGGCTACGAGGCGCTCGCCGGGGCCGCACCGATCGACGACGCCGGCGCCGGCGGCGATACGCTGGCCGGCCTGTTCTACACCGGCGGCACGACCGGCCGGTCCAAGGGCGTGATGCTGAGCCACAACAACCTGGTGTGGAACGCGATGAACGCCATCGGCGGCATCGGCTTCGACGGCGACACGACCTACATCCACTCCGGCCCGATGTTCCACCTCGCCGACGGCGCCTCGAGCTTCGGCGTCACCATGGTCGCGGGCATCCACGCCTTCGTGCCGCGCTTCGATGCGCTCGACTGCCTGCAGACCATCGAGCGCGAGAAAGTCACGCACGCGCAGTACGTGCCGACCATGATCAACATGATTTGCAACCACCCGCGCCTGGCCGAGTTCGACATTTCGAGCCTGCAGATGATCCTCTACGGCGCCTCGCCGATGCCCGAGGGCGTGCTGCGCAAGGCGCTGGAGGTGATGCCGCGCTGCAAGTTCATGCACGCCTACGGCATGACCGAGGCGGCGCCGATCCTCACCCTGCTGCCGACACGATACACGACGCTGGATGGTCCGTATGCCGGCCGGATCAAGTCGTGCGGGCTGGCGGCGCACACCGCCGAGCTGAAGATCGTCGGCCCCGACCGCAAGGAGGTGCCGCGCGGCATCTCGGGCGAGATCGCCGCCAAGGGGCCGATGATCATGCTGGGCTACTGGAACAAGCCGAAGGAGACGGCCGCCGTGCTGGAGGACGGCTGGTACTACTCCGGCGACGCCGGCTACATGGACGACGAGGGCTTCGTCTTCATCGTCGATCGGCTGAAGGACATGATCATCAGCGGCGGCGAGAACGTCTATTCGGCCGAGGTCGAGAACGCGATCTCCCTGCTGCCCGGTGTCGCCGAGGTGGCGGTGATCGGCATCCCCGATGCCAAATGGGGCGAAACCATCCACGCCATCATCGTGCCGCGCGCCGGCGCCAACCTCACCGCCGAGGCGGTGATCGAGCACTGCCGCCAGCAGATCGCCGGCTACAAGCTGCCGCGCAGCGTGCAGTTCCGCGACCAGCCCCTGCCGCTTTCGGGCGCCGGCAAGGTGCTCAAGCGCGACCTGCGCGAGCCGTTCTGGAAGGGCTTCGAGAAGCGGGTGAATTGA
- a CDS encoding DUF3185 domain-containing protein, with translation MRPIAILGAVLIVAGILALVVPYISFTETRRVVDLGPLKVDAKEQRVIPIPAIAGVVAVIAGLGCIYLARKRA, from the coding sequence ATGCGTCCGATCGCCATCCTTGGCGCCGTCCTGATCGTCGCCGGCATCCTGGCGCTGGTGGTTCCCTACATCTCGTTCACCGAGACGCGCCGCGTCGTCGACCTCGGACCGCTGAAGGTCGACGCCAAGGAGCAGCGCGTGATCCCGATCCCCGCCATCGCCGGCGTCGTCGCTGTGATCGCCGGTCTCGGCTGCATCTACCTGGCGCGCAAGCGGGCTTGA
- a CDS encoding 5-methyltetrahydropteroyltriglutamate--homocysteine S-methyltransferase, producing the protein MQRPIPPFRADHVGSLLRSVPLKEARAQHERDEIDDETLRSVEDIEIQKIVAKQEAVGLKSVTDGEYRRAFWHYDFLAGLDGVEWTDVESAVQFKGAALKPKGIKVTGKLGFSDHPMLDHYRYLRSITSASAKMTIPAPSALHYRGGRPMIDMDLYPDMDVFFADLAQAYRGAVRGFADIGCRYLQMDEVYIAYLCDEEQRGYLRNRGDDPEKLLGVYAKLIDTAVAGRPADMVVTMHLCRGNFRSTWIASGGYDRVADVLFNQIGVNAYFMEYDSERAGGFEPLRYVPPEKQVVLGLVTSKSGKLESKDELKRRLDEASKFVPLEQICLSPQCGFASTEEGNTLAEDEQWAKLRMIVELAEEVWG; encoded by the coding sequence ATGCAGCGCCCGATCCCGCCCTTCCGCGCCGATCATGTCGGCTCCCTGTTGCGCAGCGTGCCGCTGAAGGAGGCCCGCGCGCAGCACGAGCGCGACGAGATCGACGACGAGACCCTGCGCTCGGTCGAGGACATCGAAATCCAGAAGATCGTGGCAAAGCAGGAAGCGGTCGGGCTGAAATCGGTGACCGACGGCGAGTACCGCCGCGCCTTCTGGCACTACGATTTCCTCGCCGGGCTCGACGGCGTCGAATGGACCGACGTCGAGAGCGCCGTGCAGTTCAAGGGCGCGGCGCTGAAGCCCAAGGGCATCAAGGTTACCGGCAAGCTCGGCTTCAGCGACCATCCGATGCTCGACCATTATCGCTACCTGCGCTCGATCACCTCGGCCTCGGCCAAGATGACCATCCCCGCGCCCAGCGCGCTGCACTATCGCGGCGGCCGGCCGATGATCGACATGGATCTCTACCCCGACATGGACGTCTTCTTCGCCGACCTGGCGCAGGCCTATCGCGGCGCGGTGCGCGGCTTCGCCGATATCGGCTGCCGCTACCTGCAGATGGACGAGGTCTACATCGCCTATCTGTGCGACGAGGAGCAGCGCGGCTACCTGCGCAACAGGGGCGACGATCCCGAGAAGCTGCTGGGCGTCTACGCCAAGCTGATCGACACCGCGGTGGCCGGCCGTCCCGCCGACATGGTGGTCACCATGCATCTGTGCCGGGGCAATTTCCGCTCGACCTGGATCGCCAGCGGCGGCTACGACCGCGTCGCCGACGTGCTGTTCAACCAGATCGGCGTCAACGCCTACTTCATGGAGTACGACAGCGAGCGCGCCGGCGGTTTCGAGCCGCTGCGCTACGTGCCGCCCGAGAAGCAGGTCGTGCTCGGCCTGGTCACCAGCAAGTCCGGCAAGCTGGAATCGAAGGACGAGCTCAAGCGCCGCCTCGACGAAGCCAGCAAGTTCGTGCCGCTGGAGCAGATCTGCCTCAGCCCGCAATGCGGCTTCGCCAGCACGGAGGAGGGCAACACGCTGGCCGAGGACGAGCAATGGGCCAAGCTGCGCATGATCGTCGAGCTGGCAGAGGAGGTGTGGGGGTAG